The following coding sequences lie in one Spirosoma sp. KUDC1026 genomic window:
- a CDS encoding alpha-L-rhamnosidase: protein MRTLLLSFLLVLFFFRTGFANTSIENLAVDYQQTLLGIDQATPHFSWRMKALDTKRGYAQTAWQIVVTDDKNQVVWDSKKVSSNLSHGIEYAGRALQPTTRYTWKVTVWNNQGQSSANSSWFETGLMNPTMSAWSGAKWIGGSDNDLVFYSPYLSVFKLRFGVQLDEASRSTKAAFVFGANDQRLMNKDLNIMGVQNGPNQSYIAFELDISGVTDSPEGLAKLNMYRAGYSRDDKADVPFKSLNIPQTLISSANKYAKHTILAECNFGLFELFVDGNQEANKLKEENAGPASPFSARGINLNPIGSGNNFISFPMVADIGFKVPAKQTAYFSQLEIRNFRYPSNTLFSENLSNQPYTGIYKSQNITVSNGQYVVKGGDLVTANPSRNAAPMLRNTFTTQAKPIAKARLYVTARGIYELYLNGNRVSNDYFNPGLTQYNKHHMYQTYDLTGAVKQGQKNALGAWLSEGWWSGNITYSGENWNYFGDRQSLLSKLVITYQDGSEQIVTSNPDSGTWKIFTDGPIRYGSFFQGEVYDATKDALVKNWATATYNDAAWKPVVEVPLEGTAYQGTFTDFMGRKATMDYNEFKLVGQMGDNASLVRTMPALAVTEVRPKVFVYDMGQNMVGFPRIQIRNGKKGQVVTLRYAEVKYPNLAEYKDNTGMVMMENIRAALTQDSYMLKGGDETIQPRFTFHGYRYLEITGLDRAIPVADVNGLVISSISALSSQYETSNPLVNKLWQNITWSLRSNFLSIPTDTPARNERMGWSGDISVFSRSATYLTNADLFLRRHLLAMRDVQAESGRFTDVAPMGGGFGGTLWGSAGIVVAWETYRQYGDVALLKEHYEAMKRYVQFLETKIDKPTGILNEGPLGDWLSPEGNKNDNTLFWMAYFAYDLGIMNKVATILEKPDEAAQFAKRQDDIKATWNDLYVDKTSHKTIKSGLKTGFMGPPNEQQLAQKSDKGELIDTQASYAIPLALGVVDDENKPFVIQHLKTSVERKNKDDGGVDRPAYSLMTGFIGTASIMDALTENGNPTDAYRLLQQTDYPSWLYSVVNGATSIWERLNSYTVENGFGGNNSMNSFNHYSFGAVASWMYNHSLGIQRHPSKAGFSEIVLKPSPDPTRKMTFAKGYYESIYGRISSEWTWEGNNWTYKTTIPANTTATLYLPANSTSQISEAGKPIASWKGISQQNGQIQILLVSGTYSFRIRN from the coding sequence ATGAGAACCCTACTCCTGTCATTTCTATTGGTTCTATTCTTCTTCAGAACGGGTTTTGCTAACACATCTATCGAGAATCTGGCCGTCGATTACCAGCAAACCCTACTGGGTATCGATCAGGCAACGCCCCATTTCTCGTGGCGGATGAAGGCACTCGACACCAAACGCGGCTATGCCCAGACGGCCTGGCAGATTGTTGTGACGGACGACAAAAATCAGGTCGTATGGGATTCGAAAAAGGTAAGTTCAAACCTCTCCCACGGCATCGAGTACGCGGGTCGGGCGCTTCAGCCAACAACCCGTTACACTTGGAAAGTAACGGTCTGGAATAATCAGGGCCAGTCGTCAGCTAACAGTTCCTGGTTTGAAACGGGGTTAATGAACCCTACTATGTCGGCCTGGTCGGGCGCGAAATGGATTGGCGGGAGCGATAACGATCTGGTTTTTTACTCGCCTTATCTATCGGTGTTCAAGCTCCGGTTTGGCGTTCAACTCGATGAGGCAAGCCGCTCAACCAAAGCAGCTTTTGTATTCGGAGCCAACGACCAGCGGCTCATGAACAAAGATCTGAACATTATGGGTGTGCAAAACGGCCCGAATCAAAGCTACATCGCCTTCGAACTGGATATTTCAGGCGTAACAGACTCGCCGGAGGGACTGGCAAAACTGAATATGTATCGGGCTGGCTATAGCAGGGACGATAAGGCCGACGTACCCTTCAAAAGTCTCAATATACCGCAAACCTTAATCAGCAGCGCCAATAAATACGCGAAGCACACGATTCTGGCCGAATGTAATTTCGGTCTGTTTGAGTTGTTCGTGGATGGGAACCAGGAAGCGAATAAACTTAAAGAAGAAAACGCTGGGCCTGCGTCTCCCTTTTCGGCCCGAGGCATCAACCTAAATCCAATCGGCAGCGGGAACAATTTCATCAGCTTTCCAATGGTAGCCGATATTGGCTTTAAGGTTCCGGCCAAACAAACCGCTTATTTTTCGCAGCTGGAAATCCGGAATTTTCGGTACCCCTCCAATACGTTATTCTCAGAAAACCTCAGCAATCAACCCTATACCGGCATTTATAAATCGCAGAATATAACCGTCAGCAATGGTCAGTACGTGGTTAAGGGTGGCGATTTGGTCACGGCCAATCCAAGTCGGAATGCCGCCCCGATGCTTCGGAATACGTTCACGACGCAGGCCAAGCCCATTGCCAAAGCCCGGTTGTACGTAACGGCGCGGGGTATTTATGAACTGTACCTGAATGGCAACCGGGTGAGTAACGATTACTTCAATCCGGGACTGACGCAGTACAACAAACACCATATGTACCAAACCTACGACCTCACGGGTGCGGTGAAACAGGGGCAGAAGAATGCATTGGGGGCCTGGCTGAGCGAAGGCTGGTGGAGTGGTAACATCACTTATAGTGGCGAAAACTGGAACTACTTCGGCGACCGGCAGTCGCTGTTGAGCAAACTGGTCATTACGTATCAGGATGGTTCTGAGCAAATCGTCACGTCCAATCCAGACTCGGGCACCTGGAAAATTTTCACCGATGGCCCCATTCGGTACGGCTCATTTTTCCAGGGCGAAGTGTATGATGCGACGAAAGACGCCCTGGTTAAAAACTGGGCAACCGCTACGTATAACGATGCCGCGTGGAAGCCTGTAGTGGAAGTCCCCCTGGAAGGAACGGCGTATCAGGGGACGTTCACCGATTTCATGGGTCGGAAAGCAACGATGGATTATAACGAATTTAAACTCGTTGGGCAGATGGGCGATAACGCCAGTCTGGTCAGAACCATGCCCGCCCTGGCCGTCACCGAAGTCCGCCCGAAGGTTTTTGTCTACGATATGGGGCAGAACATGGTGGGTTTCCCCAGAATTCAGATCAGAAACGGCAAAAAAGGGCAGGTCGTTACTCTGCGATACGCCGAGGTGAAGTACCCGAACCTGGCGGAATATAAAGACAACACGGGCATGGTTATGATGGAAAATATCCGGGCCGCTCTTACGCAGGACAGCTACATGCTGAAAGGAGGTGACGAAACCATACAACCCCGGTTTACTTTTCACGGGTATCGGTATCTGGAAATAACCGGCCTGGATCGGGCTATTCCCGTAGCGGATGTGAACGGGCTGGTGATCAGTTCTATATCGGCCTTATCGTCGCAGTACGAGACCTCCAATCCGCTGGTTAATAAACTGTGGCAAAACATTACGTGGTCGTTGCGGAGTAATTTCCTGTCCATTCCAACCGATACGCCAGCCCGTAACGAGCGCATGGGCTGGAGCGGAGATATTTCGGTGTTTTCACGCAGTGCTACGTACTTGACCAACGCTGACTTATTCCTCAGACGGCACCTGCTAGCTATGCGGGACGTACAGGCAGAGAGCGGTCGGTTTACCGATGTGGCTCCCATGGGGGGTGGGTTTGGTGGTACACTCTGGGGCAGCGCCGGTATTGTTGTGGCCTGGGAGACGTATCGTCAATACGGCGATGTCGCGCTGTTGAAGGAGCATTACGAGGCCATGAAGCGCTATGTCCAGTTTCTGGAAACGAAAATTGACAAACCGACTGGCATCCTGAACGAAGGCCCGCTGGGCGATTGGCTGAGTCCGGAAGGTAACAAGAACGACAATACGCTGTTCTGGATGGCTTACTTTGCCTACGATTTAGGCATCATGAACAAAGTCGCCACGATCCTGGAAAAGCCCGACGAGGCAGCTCAGTTTGCGAAACGGCAAGACGACATTAAAGCCACCTGGAACGATCTTTACGTCGATAAAACAAGCCATAAAACAATCAAGTCCGGCCTGAAAACGGGCTTCATGGGCCCACCGAATGAACAGCAGCTCGCCCAGAAATCGGACAAAGGGGAACTGATTGACACGCAGGCCTCTTATGCAATCCCGCTGGCGTTGGGCGTAGTCGATGACGAAAACAAACCGTTTGTTATTCAGCACCTGAAGACATCAGTGGAGCGTAAAAACAAAGACGATGGCGGTGTTGACCGGCCGGCTTATTCGCTGATGACCGGTTTCATTGGTACCGCTTCGATCATGGATGCCCTGACAGAAAACGGAAATCCGACGGATGCTTACCGACTTTTGCAGCAGACCGATTACCCCTCCTGGCTCTACTCGGTGGTGAACGGCGCGACTTCAATCTGGGAGCGCCTGAATTCGTACACGGTCGAGAATGGGTTTGGGGGGAACAATAGTATGAACTCGTTCAACCACTATTCGTTCGGGGCCGTTGCGAGCTGGATGTACAACCACTCGCTGGGAATTCAGCGTCACCCGTCAAAAGCGGGTTTCAGCGAAATTGTCCTGAAACCCAGCCCCGACCCGACCCGCAAGATGACGTTTGCCAAAGGCTACTACGAGTCAATATATGGCCGAATCAGCAGCGAATGGACATGGGAAGGAAACAACTGGACCTATAAAACGACCATTCCGGCGAATACCACGGCGACTCTTTACTTACCCGCCAACAGCACCAGCCAGATCAGTGAAGCGGGCAAACCAATTGCTTCGTGGAAAGGGATTAGCCAGCAAAACGGCCAGATCCAGATTCTACTTGTTTCAGGAACATATTCGTTTAGGATTCGCAATTGA
- a CDS encoding NUDIX hydrolase — protein sequence MLRQNDPREISPQGDGLLKGIAVDPVIFGFHENQLKVLIIEHTNTGLYALPGGYIQEAEDLDEAAKRILTMRTGLGDVYLEQFHVFGKHNRTDPEVVKEILLGQGFTPSEDHWSLKRFISVGYYALVDYTKTKLTTDPTTGGCDWYDFDKIPPLIFDHRFIIEKALNTLRDNLDQRLIGFNLLPAIFTMGELHTLYETILGKKLLSPNFQRKMLGLGILERIEKKKTGKAHKSPYLYRFKSGGQLEQD from the coding sequence ATGCTTCGTCAGAATGATCCCCGGGAAATAAGTCCCCAGGGGGACGGTTTATTGAAAGGAATCGCCGTTGACCCGGTTATTTTTGGCTTTCACGAGAACCAGCTGAAAGTGCTGATCATCGAGCATACCAATACGGGTCTGTATGCCCTGCCCGGTGGCTACATCCAGGAAGCTGAAGATCTGGACGAGGCTGCCAAACGGATTCTGACGATGCGGACGGGGCTGGGTGATGTGTATCTGGAGCAGTTTCACGTCTTTGGGAAGCACAATCGTACCGACCCTGAGGTTGTTAAAGAAATCCTACTTGGTCAGGGATTTACGCCATCCGAGGATCACTGGAGTCTAAAGCGGTTTATCTCGGTTGGGTATTATGCGCTGGTCGATTATACCAAAACCAAACTGACAACCGACCCCACAACGGGCGGCTGCGATTGGTATGACTTTGATAAAATTCCGCCGTTGATTTTCGACCATCGATTCATCATCGAAAAAGCGCTGAACACGCTACGGGATAACCTTGACCAACGGTTAATCGGATTCAATCTCCTGCCTGCCATCTTCACGATGGGGGAGCTGCACACACTCTACGAGACTATTCTGGGCAAAAAGCTTTTGTCGCCTAACTTTCAGCGCAAGATGCTGGGACTGGGTATTCTGGAACGGATTGAGAAAAAGAAAACGGGAAAAGCCCACAAATCACCGTATCTGTATCGCTTCAAATCCGGCGGGCAACTGGAGCAGGATTGA
- a CDS encoding LacI family DNA-binding transcriptional regulator, whose protein sequence is MKKKELQGVKEIARRANVAIATVDRVIHNRAGVSEKTREKINKIIAELNYQPNLLARRLASSKVISIAVLIPSVTGETDFWEAPLQGIQQAEAEIRQFGITVDLFLFNLNDPASFVDQANRILESAVDGIVLAPSFVDEAREFTNACQKASIPFIFIDADIPGQQSLSYIGPPLFQSGYLAGKLCTYRLRETSNVLVVNIATSLDSFTYKKIEEGFRAYFSDHNHTYPILRADIQQTDYASIAHNLQELFDKHAHIDAVFVSNSRVSSVARFLEDRKLPHKPMLIGYDFVRNNLRFLASGTIDFLICHQPKDQGYRSIMALYQHLVLATPVTKEHYMPIDIVTQENQAFYQN, encoded by the coding sequence ATGAAGAAAAAGGAACTACAGGGAGTGAAGGAGATTGCCCGGCGTGCGAACGTAGCGATTGCCACCGTTGACCGGGTGATTCATAACCGGGCTGGCGTTTCAGAAAAAACACGGGAGAAAATTAACAAAATTATTGCCGAGCTGAACTACCAGCCCAACCTGCTGGCCCGGCGACTGGCGTCGAGTAAAGTTATTTCGATCGCGGTTCTTATTCCGTCTGTCACCGGGGAGACTGATTTCTGGGAAGCTCCGCTCCAGGGTATTCAGCAGGCCGAAGCTGAGATTAGACAATTCGGTATTACGGTTGACCTGTTTCTGTTTAATTTGAACGATCCTGCTTCGTTTGTTGACCAGGCCAACCGCATACTGGAATCAGCCGTTGACGGCATTGTTCTGGCTCCTTCATTCGTCGACGAAGCGCGCGAGTTTACCAATGCCTGTCAGAAAGCGAGTATCCCGTTTATCTTCATCGACGCCGACATTCCCGGTCAGCAAAGCCTGTCGTATATCGGGCCGCCCTTGTTTCAGAGCGGCTACCTGGCAGGAAAGCTGTGTACCTATCGATTGCGGGAAACCAGTAACGTACTGGTCGTGAACATCGCTACGTCGCTGGATAGCTTTACGTACAAAAAGATCGAGGAGGGGTTCAGGGCCTACTTCAGCGATCACAATCATACGTATCCTATTTTGAGGGCCGACATTCAGCAAACGGATTATGCGTCTATCGCTCACAACCTCCAGGAGTTGTTTGACAAACATGCTCACATTGACGCGGTATTCGTGAGTAACTCCCGGGTTTCTTCAGTCGCTCGGTTTCTGGAGGATCGGAAACTGCCCCACAAACCGATGCTGATTGGCTACGACTTCGTTCGGAATAATTTACGCTTCCTGGCCAGCGGCACTATCGATTTTCTGATCTGTCACCAGCCCAAAGACCAGGGGTACCGCAGTATCATGGCGTTGTACCAACACCTGGTCCTGGCAACGCCGGTTACCAAAGAACACTACATGCCCATCGATATTGTTACTCAGGAAAACCAGGCATTCTATCAGAATTAA
- the nagA gene encoding N-acetylglucosamine-6-phosphate deacetylase, whose protein sequence is MEFLKITNGTLITPFRYVRGGTIVVRDGRIAGVHDRDVEVPDAVNLDARGKFVAPGFIDIHVHGGGGHDFMDGTEEAFLKIAELHAQYGTTSLVPTTLTAEKEDLLHTLDMYEKAKQKNQRGAAFLGMHLEGPYFALNQRGAQDPRYIRNPDPAEYEEILAYSSSIVRWSAAPELAGAIEFGRRLREKGILAAIAHTDAVYDDVLTAYENGYSLATHLYSAMSGVTRRNAFRYAGAIESALLLDMDVELITDGIHLPAPLLRLVYKIKGADRIALITDAMRAAGMPEGESILGSLTNGLPVLVEDGVAKLPDRSSFAGSVATTNQLVRNMVQLADVPLLNAVRMASTTPARIMGVEGRKGSLMVGKDADLVIFDQDINIETTIVNGKIVYAKERMLSAL, encoded by the coding sequence ATGGAATTTCTGAAAATAACCAACGGTACACTCATCACACCGTTCCGCTACGTTCGGGGTGGTACAATCGTCGTTCGGGATGGTCGGATTGCGGGGGTTCACGATCGGGATGTGGAGGTACCGGATGCGGTTAACCTGGATGCCAGGGGGAAGTTCGTAGCGCCGGGGTTTATCGACATTCACGTACATGGGGGCGGTGGGCACGATTTCATGGACGGTACCGAAGAAGCCTTTCTGAAAATTGCCGAACTCCATGCTCAATACGGCACTACGTCGCTGGTGCCAACCACGCTGACCGCCGAAAAGGAAGACCTGCTGCATACGCTGGACATGTATGAAAAAGCGAAGCAGAAAAACCAGCGCGGTGCTGCTTTTCTGGGTATGCATCTGGAAGGGCCCTACTTTGCGCTGAACCAGCGGGGGGCGCAGGACCCGCGCTACATCCGCAATCCCGATCCCGCAGAATACGAAGAAATTCTGGCCTACTCATCGTCTATTGTTCGCTGGAGTGCCGCCCCGGAATTAGCGGGGGCTATTGAGTTTGGCCGGCGACTACGCGAAAAGGGGATACTGGCGGCCATTGCGCATACCGATGCGGTTTACGACGATGTGCTGACAGCCTACGAAAATGGCTACTCACTGGCTACGCATCTGTATTCGGCCATGTCGGGGGTAACGCGCCGGAATGCGTTTCGCTACGCCGGAGCAATCGAAAGTGCCTTGCTGCTGGATATGGATGTTGAACTGATCACAGATGGTATTCATCTGCCAGCGCCCCTGCTCAGGCTAGTTTACAAAATTAAGGGTGCCGACCGGATAGCCTTGATTACGGATGCCATGCGGGCGGCAGGTATGCCCGAAGGTGAAAGTATACTAGGTTCACTGACGAATGGCTTGCCCGTGTTGGTCGAAGATGGCGTCGCTAAACTACCCGACCGCAGTTCGTTTGCGGGCAGCGTGGCCACGACAAACCAGCTCGTACGTAACATGGTTCAGTTAGCGGACGTGCCGCTTCTCAATGCTGTCCGGATGGCGAGTACAACCCCCGCCCGCATTATGGGTGTTGAAGGACGCAAGGGGTCACTGATGGTGGGGAAAGATGCTGATCTGGTGATTTTCGATCAGGATATTAACATAGAAACGACCATCGTCAATGGTAAAATTGTATACGCAAAAGAGCGGATGCTGAGTGCCCTATAA
- a CDS encoding glucosamine-6-phosphate deaminase, with protein MKTTVGQVDALRVCVFDTRQAMGAAAGKDIADKIRELLAKKESLRIIFAAAPSQNEMLAFLASADGIDWSRIDVFHMDEYVGLPTNAPQRFAYFLTTKLFANVAPRSVNLIDDTLGADAACQRYKELLEQGPIDIVCLGIGENGHLAFNDPPVADFDDPEVIKRVELDDICRQQQVNDGCFATFNDVPKEALTLTIPTLLSGHHLFCVVPGKTKRQAVNAVLTGPITTDCPASILRQHADCTLYVDADSYGQPA; from the coding sequence ATGAAAACAACAGTTGGACAGGTCGATGCCCTGCGTGTGTGCGTCTTTGATACCCGTCAGGCAATGGGTGCAGCCGCCGGAAAGGATATAGCGGACAAAATCAGGGAACTGCTAGCCAAGAAGGAAAGCCTACGCATCATCTTTGCCGCAGCCCCTTCCCAGAACGAGATGCTGGCGTTTCTGGCCAGCGCCGACGGTATCGACTGGTCGCGGATTGACGTATTTCATATGGACGAATACGTAGGGCTGCCCACAAATGCTCCCCAGCGGTTTGCCTATTTTCTGACCACGAAACTGTTTGCCAACGTTGCCCCCCGCTCGGTCAATCTAATCGATGATACGTTGGGGGCAGATGCGGCCTGCCAACGATACAAGGAGTTGCTCGAACAAGGCCCTATCGACATCGTTTGCCTGGGCATTGGCGAGAACGGCCACCTGGCTTTCAACGATCCGCCAGTAGCCGATTTCGACGATCCGGAGGTGATCAAACGAGTTGAACTGGATGACATCTGCCGACAGCAGCAGGTAAATGATGGCTGTTTCGCGACGTTCAACGATGTTCCCAAAGAAGCCCTTACACTGACTATTCCAACCTTATTATCCGGTCATCACCTGTTTTGCGTAGTACCCGGAAAGACGAAACGGCAGGCCGTCAACGCGGTACTAACCGGACCTATCACAACCGATTGCCCAGCCTCAATTCTACGTCAGCATGCCGACTGTACGCTGTATGTCGATGCTGATTCGTACGGACAGCCAGCGTAA
- a CDS encoding sugar MFS transporter: MISTDASANKTAATPNATGSIMIVGVMFFVFGFVTWINSILIPYFKIACELTHFQSYLVAFAFYISYLVMSMPASALLKRVGFKQGMMVGFFIMSFGALLFLPAAYTRTYTLFLTGLFTIGTGLAVLQTASNPYVTILGPIERAAQRISIMGICNKTAGIVAPLLFAAVILRSSDAELFKQIPLMTPGDRSVALDELIRRVMVPYACVSVVLFGLGLFIRYSSLPEIDTEQESGEVLATNSDKTSVLQFPHLVLGALAIFFHVGSQVIAIDTVIGYASSMGVSLLEAKGFPSYILFATICGYLIGIVTIPRFIQQVNALRICTFLGVVFSLGILFVPGNLTLFGHSMKLSFWFLVALGLPNSLVWAGIWPLALARLGRFTKVGSSLMIMGLCGNAIMPLVYGYFADSFSLQQAYWVLLPCYLYLLFYAVYGHKLKTWRYS; encoded by the coding sequence ATGATTTCAACCGACGCATCAGCGAATAAGACTGCCGCTACGCCAAACGCAACGGGTTCGATTATGATTGTCGGCGTTATGTTTTTTGTGTTTGGCTTTGTGACCTGGATCAATTCGATTCTGATTCCTTATTTTAAAATCGCCTGCGAACTGACTCATTTTCAGTCGTACCTGGTGGCATTTGCCTTCTATATTTCGTATCTGGTTATGTCGATGCCCGCGTCGGCATTGCTGAAACGGGTAGGGTTTAAACAGGGTATGATGGTGGGCTTTTTCATCATGTCGTTTGGTGCATTGCTCTTTTTGCCAGCGGCTTACACCCGGACATACACCCTTTTTCTGACCGGCCTGTTTACGATTGGTACGGGCTTAGCCGTACTCCAGACGGCATCGAACCCCTACGTAACCATTCTGGGGCCAATTGAGCGGGCGGCCCAGCGCATCAGCATTATGGGCATCTGCAACAAAACGGCTGGTATCGTAGCACCTCTGCTCTTTGCCGCCGTAATCCTGCGGTCCTCTGATGCAGAACTTTTTAAGCAAATTCCTCTGATGACGCCCGGCGACCGGAGTGTAGCCCTCGACGAGTTGATCCGACGGGTGATGGTGCCCTATGCCTGCGTGAGCGTAGTCCTGTTTGGGCTGGGTTTGTTTATCCGATATTCGTCGCTCCCCGAAATTGATACGGAACAGGAAAGCGGGGAAGTTCTGGCCACCAACTCGGACAAAACCAGCGTACTGCAATTTCCCCACCTGGTGCTGGGGGCACTGGCTATCTTTTTTCACGTTGGCTCCCAGGTAATTGCGATTGATACCGTCATCGGTTACGCCAGTTCGATGGGCGTTTCGCTGCTGGAGGCAAAAGGTTTCCCGTCGTATATTTTATTTGCTACCATCTGCGGGTATCTGATCGGCATCGTCACAATTCCCCGCTTCATTCAACAGGTAAACGCGTTACGGATCTGTACGTTCCTGGGGGTTGTGTTCAGTCTGGGTATTCTGTTCGTGCCGGGTAACCTTACGCTGTTCGGCCATAGTATGAAACTGTCCTTCTGGTTTCTAGTCGCGTTGGGGCTGCCCAATTCGCTGGTCTGGGCGGGTATCTGGCCCCTGGCGCTGGCTCGGTTAGGGCGTTTCACCAAAGTTGGTAGTTCTCTGATGATTATGGGGCTGTGTGGCAACGCCATCATGCCGCTGGTGTACGGCTATTTTGCCGATAGTTTTTCCCTGCAACAGGCGTACTGGGTGCTGCTTCCCTGCTACCTTTATCTGTTATTTTACGCCGTCTACGGCCATAAGCTGAAGACCTGGCGCTATTCCTAA
- a CDS encoding beta-N-acetylhexosaminidase — MKNLLLLVVLLTLTVNSVRSQQATQSGPKAPVKGFHLDLRIQVMTISALKDLAQKLQKQGINTLIMEWEATYPFEKHPMISNRYAYSRSDVTSFIAYCNSLGIDVIPLQQSFGHVEYILRNPRYTALREDQKDYSQVCPIESALNKALFTDLFTDLVATHSSPYFHIGGDETYLLGHCPKCQAKVAKEGKSKLFVDHIRMLCDIVTSLGKRPVLWADIALKHPEALSLLPKETILIDWNYGWAINRFGDPKKLVATGFEIWGAPSLRSHPDNYFLTQWEKHFKNIRDFVPTSRQMGYKGLVMTSWSTSGLYSPVFESSADIVDLYAIRHVYPLTGFTMLLAAYGQSLKTTQPLNIQQFVETYTQDTYGFTKDQAGQFWRALTTAPYEVTQGEVVSPKPMTIRTLLDSTRLAAKTLADLTPSRNKEEFEQYRLMTDVRVEYLTYQEIEKEVNAPSFTTAQIAPMLTRLKTLIVASEKTSNRFITLNKASFHPAELEQETYWRTVKPRLLYERLSKTKSRTPADFPQNSGK, encoded by the coding sequence ATGAAAAATCTTCTCCTGCTAGTGGTCCTTCTGACGCTAACTGTTAATTCCGTCCGGAGTCAGCAAGCGACGCAATCGGGCCCGAAAGCGCCGGTCAAAGGCTTTCATCTGGATTTGCGTATTCAGGTGATGACCATAAGCGCTCTGAAAGACCTGGCGCAGAAACTGCAGAAACAGGGCATTAATACGCTGATTATGGAGTGGGAGGCTACATACCCTTTCGAGAAGCACCCCATGATTTCTAACCGCTACGCCTACAGCCGGTCGGATGTTACGTCCTTTATTGCGTACTGTAATAGTCTGGGCATCGACGTTATTCCGCTGCAACAGAGTTTTGGGCATGTCGAGTACATACTACGTAATCCGCGCTACACGGCTTTGCGGGAAGATCAGAAGGATTACTCGCAGGTGTGTCCCATCGAGAGTGCGTTGAACAAGGCGCTGTTCACTGACCTGTTTACCGATTTAGTGGCGACGCACAGCTCGCCGTATTTCCACATCGGCGGGGACGAAACGTATCTGCTCGGGCATTGCCCTAAATGCCAGGCAAAAGTTGCCAAGGAAGGCAAATCCAAACTGTTTGTCGACCACATCAGGATGCTGTGCGACATTGTGACCAGCCTGGGGAAACGTCCGGTGCTCTGGGCAGACATTGCCCTGAAACATCCCGAAGCGCTCTCACTGCTGCCGAAAGAAACTATTCTGATCGACTGGAATTACGGCTGGGCCATCAATCGATTCGGTGATCCTAAAAAACTGGTCGCAACCGGGTTCGAAATCTGGGGAGCACCCTCGCTGCGGAGCCATCCTGACAATTACTTTCTAACGCAGTGGGAAAAGCATTTCAAGAACATCCGGGATTTCGTGCCAACGAGCCGACAGATGGGCTACAAAGGACTGGTTATGACCTCCTGGTCGACGTCGGGTTTATATTCGCCCGTTTTTGAATCCAGTGCGGATATTGTCGATCTCTACGCCATCCGGCACGTGTATCCGCTGACGGGCTTTACTATGCTGCTGGCCGCTTACGGACAAAGCCTGAAAACGACGCAGCCCCTGAACATTCAGCAGTTTGTTGAGACGTACACCCAGGACACCTACGGGTTCACAAAAGACCAGGCAGGGCAGTTCTGGAGAGCGTTGACTACGGCCCCTTACGAAGTGACGCAGGGTGAAGTCGTTTCGCCAAAACCTATGACGATCCGGACGTTGCTGGACAGTACGCGACTGGCGGCAAAAACGCTGGCGGACCTGACGCCGTCCAGAAACAAAGAGGAATTTGAGCAGTACCGGCTGATGACCGATGTCCGGGTGGAATACCTGACCTATCAGGAAATTGAAAAAGAGGTCAACGCCCCAAGTTTTACAACAGCTCAAATCGCGCCGATGCTGACCCGGCTGAAAACGCTCATAGTTGCATCCGAAAAGACGAGCAATCGCTTCATTACGTTGAACAAAGCCTCGTTTCATCCGGCAGAGCTGGAACAGGAAACCTACTGGCGAACTGTTAAACCGCGTTTGCTGTACGAGCGCCTGTCGAAAACAAAAAGCCGAACTCCCGCTGATTTTCCGCAGAACAGCGGTAAGTAG
- a CDS encoding LytR/AlgR family response regulator transcription factor, with protein sequence MPDFIFWTGLRRAADYHQFLTAPSTAKSSFIYIRADCQLYKVSLPDILYIEGLDDYLKIHLLNQRPIVTRMTMKTMLQKLEELAVPEDGFLRVHRSFIIPVNRIDSIRNKTLRVAGQDIPIGARYEAEVQQRLLL encoded by the coding sequence GTGCCTGATTTTATTTTTTGGACAGGATTGCGCCGGGCCGCCGACTATCATCAGTTTCTGACTGCTCCCAGCACCGCCAAATCATCGTTTATCTACATTCGGGCCGATTGTCAACTGTACAAAGTTTCCCTGCCGGACATTTTGTACATCGAAGGGCTGGACGATTACTTAAAAATCCATCTACTGAATCAGCGCCCCATCGTTACCCGGATGACCATGAAAACCATGCTGCAGAAGCTGGAGGAATTGGCCGTCCCGGAAGACGGTTTCCTGCGTGTACACCGATCCTTTATTATTCCGGTCAATCGAATTGACTCGATCAGGAACAAAACCCTACGGGTGGCTGGCCAGGACATTCCCATCGGTGCCCGTTACGAAGCAGAGGTGCAGCAACGACTCCTGCTCTGA